From Demequina capsici, one genomic window encodes:
- a CDS encoding YlbL family protein yields the protein MDDSAPGADEMPTIDDLAADPAPHGRFSEGLATRREKVVAAAGLATSALVAVLALLPSPYAIGGPGPTYDTLGTGSDGTPLVSISGAPTYEPSGELRLVTVSVQDAGSRLMTMGSVLRGYLSSSAYTTPREAVFGTDQEADAVEQQSHQEWVTSQEAATVSALEALGTEVSATLTVAVVLDSSAASGVLQVGDVLTAVDGEHLDGFRDLSDAIAAHAVGDELTVTIDRDGITRDVQFALVADADGNPIMGILVDPTFDLPIDVNVAIDTVGGPSAGLMFTLGIMDKLTEKDELNGAAVAGTGTIDSLGNVGAIGGIDLKMIGARRDGADWFLAPVANCSEAVGHVPDGLSVVAVKDIDEAYAAIEAIGAGQTEDLPTCEAVAG from the coding sequence ATGGACGACTCCGCCCCCGGCGCTGATGAGATGCCCACGATCGACGACCTCGCCGCGGACCCGGCGCCCCACGGTCGGTTCTCGGAGGGCCTCGCGACGCGCCGTGAGAAGGTCGTGGCGGCTGCGGGGCTCGCGACGAGCGCGCTCGTCGCTGTGCTGGCGCTGCTGCCGTCGCCGTATGCGATCGGTGGGCCCGGGCCCACCTACGACACGCTTGGCACGGGCTCCGACGGGACCCCCCTCGTCTCCATCTCAGGTGCGCCCACGTACGAGCCGTCCGGTGAGCTCAGGCTAGTGACGGTCTCGGTGCAGGACGCCGGGTCCCGGCTGATGACGATGGGCTCGGTGCTGCGCGGCTACCTCTCGAGCTCGGCGTACACCACGCCGCGTGAGGCTGTCTTCGGCACGGACCAGGAGGCCGACGCCGTGGAGCAGCAGTCGCACCAGGAGTGGGTGACCTCGCAGGAGGCCGCGACGGTCTCGGCGCTCGAGGCGCTGGGAACCGAGGTGTCGGCGACGCTCACGGTGGCCGTCGTGCTCGACTCCTCCGCTGCGTCGGGCGTGCTGCAGGTGGGGGACGTCCTCACCGCGGTGGACGGTGAGCACCTCGACGGCTTCCGCGACCTGTCCGACGCGATCGCCGCGCACGCGGTGGGCGACGAGCTCACGGTCACGATCGACAGGGACGGCATCACCAGGGACGTCCAGTTCGCGCTGGTGGCGGACGCGGATGGCAACCCGATCATGGGCATCCTGGTCGATCCCACGTTCGACCTCCCGATCGACGTGAACGTGGCGATCGACACGGTGGGGGGCCCGAGTGCGGGCCTCATGTTCACGCTCGGGATCATGGACAAGCTGACGGAGAAGGACGAGCTGAACGGTGCGGCTGTCGCGGGCACCGGCACCATCGACTCGCTCGGCAACGTGGGCGCGATCGGCGGCATCGACCTGAAGATGATCGGCGCCCGACGTGACGGCGCCGACTGGTTCCTGGCGCCGGTCGCCAACTGCTCGGAGGCCGTCGGGCACGTTCCCGACGGACTGTCCGTTGTGGCGGTGAAGGACATCGACGAGGCGTACGCGGCCATCGAGGCGATCGGCGCGGGACAGACGGAGGACCTGCCCACGTGCGAGGCTGTGGCAGGCTAG
- a CDS encoding zinc-dependent metalloprotease, with protein sequence MTDDQTPWMRLLRELFGDDAEEALAELQRMGMDPQALAQASGMGTSPAMMDHVLRQIRTLLSQSAGEDVNWQLAHDVARGLAAQGGDPTVTAHVAAEHRAIVSEAELWLDAATDLDPSRLEPRVWSRAEWVEATLPTWRSLAGPVAVSVSQALGSVLGRDLAGADDPDDPANALLGEQGRAMISSVSPTVCGMHVGQAAGEMAREAFGGTDLGIPLLPEPRVAIVPKAVEDFAHGLEGVDEHEVKAFLALREAAHVRLFQAAPWLQASLHSLIERYSQGIRIDADALDEAVRDAGYGDPAKLQKALTRGIFAPEHSDEQSATLESIETLLALVEGWVQDVTMRAAAPHLASLSQLSEMMRRRRAAGGPAEDTFATLLGLELRPRRMRDAAAMWAALASKAGPSARDEVWSHPDLLPTAEDLEDWSAWVERRVSGDTVDDMDRELERLLGGGGGPEQGDEPAHE encoded by the coding sequence GTGACCGACGATCAGACCCCCTGGATGCGCCTTCTGCGCGAGCTCTTCGGGGACGACGCCGAGGAGGCGCTCGCCGAGCTGCAGCGCATGGGGATGGACCCGCAGGCGCTCGCACAGGCGTCCGGCATGGGCACGTCGCCCGCGATGATGGACCACGTCCTCCGCCAGATCCGCACCCTCCTGTCGCAGTCGGCCGGCGAGGACGTGAACTGGCAGCTCGCGCACGACGTCGCCCGTGGCCTCGCTGCCCAGGGCGGAGACCCCACCGTCACCGCGCACGTCGCCGCCGAGCATCGGGCGATCGTGTCCGAGGCCGAGCTCTGGCTCGACGCGGCCACCGACCTCGATCCGTCCCGGCTCGAGCCGCGCGTGTGGAGCCGCGCCGAATGGGTCGAGGCGACGCTGCCCACATGGCGGTCGCTCGCGGGCCCGGTGGCGGTGAGCGTCTCGCAGGCCCTCGGGAGCGTCCTCGGTCGTGACCTCGCAGGCGCCGACGACCCCGACGATCCCGCGAACGCGCTGCTCGGCGAGCAGGGCCGCGCCATGATCTCCTCCGTCAGCCCCACCGTGTGCGGCATGCACGTGGGCCAGGCGGCGGGAGAGATGGCGCGTGAGGCGTTCGGCGGCACCGACCTGGGGATCCCACTGCTGCCGGAGCCTCGCGTCGCGATCGTGCCCAAGGCCGTCGAGGACTTCGCCCACGGCCTGGAGGGCGTCGACGAGCATGAGGTGAAGGCCTTCCTCGCGCTGCGCGAGGCCGCGCACGTGAGACTGTTCCAGGCCGCCCCGTGGCTCCAGGCCTCGCTGCACTCGCTCATCGAGCGCTACTCGCAGGGCATCAGGATCGACGCCGACGCGCTCGACGAGGCCGTGCGGGACGCCGGCTACGGCGATCCGGCGAAGCTGCAGAAGGCGCTGACCCGCGGAATCTTCGCGCCCGAGCATTCGGACGAGCAGTCCGCGACGCTCGAGTCGATCGAGACGCTGCTGGCGCTCGTCGAGGGCTGGGTGCAGGACGTGACGATGCGCGCCGCAGCTCCGCATCTTGCGTCGCTCAGCCAGCTGAGCGAGATGATGCGCCGGCGGCGCGCCGCCGGCGGGCCCGCGGAGGACACCTTCGCGACCCTGCTCGGGCTCGAGCTGCGCCCGCGTCGTATGCGCGACGCCGCGGCGATGTGGGCGGCCCTCGCCTCGAAGGCGGGTCCCTCTGCGCGCGACGAGGTGTGGTCGCACCCGGATCTGCTCCCGACCGCGGAGGATCTCGAGGACTGGTCGGCGTGGGTCGAGCGCCGCGTCTCGGGCGACACCGTCGACGACATGGATCGCGAGCTCGAGCGGCTCCTCGGTGGCGGCGGAGGGCCCGAGCAGGGCGACGAGCCCGCTCACGAGTGA
- a CDS encoding DUF5679 domain-containing protein — protein MGEKYQGEFYCVKCKEKRETEGDVVVANDRRMAKGICPVCGTKLNRILGKA, from the coding sequence ATGGGCGAGAAGTACCAGGGCGAGTTCTACTGCGTGAAGTGCAAGGAGAAGCGCGAGACCGAGGGTGACGTCGTCGTCGCCAACGACCGCCGCATGGCGAAGGGCATCTGCCCGGTGTGCGGCACCAAGCTCAACCGCATCCTCGGCAAGGCGTAA
- a CDS encoding ATP-dependent helicase, whose amino-acid sequence MSADQILEALDPEQRAVATALHGPVCVLAGAGTGKTRAITHRIAYGVRVSAYNPQSVLAVTFTARAAGEMRQRLRALGATGVQARTFHAAALRQLSYFWPQVVGGQIPQIVEHKAPLIGRAARQVGLSLDRLAVRDLASEIEWAKVSLVAAEDYVRVTADSSRPEPAGLNRTQVADAMRAYEEVKTDAVVLDFEDILLLLADIIGRHAEVGDQIRRQYRHFVVDEYQDVSALQQFLLDQWLGGREDLCVVGDPAQTIYSFAGASPRHLLGFSRRYPAAQTVRLVRDYRSTPQVVNLANGLMARRGVADAGVELVAQRPSGPAVGFKAYPDDAAEAAGVADAAQALIASGVSASEIAVLYRTNSQSELFEEAFAERGVGYLVRGGQRFFDRDEVKRAMVLLRAAAVAPDEASLGERVRSALSDIGWAESPPAERGAVRERWDNLQALVQLADDLDADAGGEMTMRDLVDHLVERAQAQHAPAVEGVTLSSIHAAKGLEWDAVFVVGCSEGLMPISMAETDEAVEEERRLLYVAITRAREHLALSFARARREGGKATRKRTRFLERWWPDAAPARAPRRSTKAELQELDAEQLRLFESLKRWRLETAQAAGKPAFTVLVDTSLVQIARDRPGTRGDLAKIGGIGQSKLEQYGLDILEIVAQH is encoded by the coding sequence ATGTCAGCAGACCAGATCCTCGAAGCGCTCGACCCGGAGCAGCGCGCGGTCGCCACCGCACTCCACGGCCCGGTGTGCGTGCTCGCCGGCGCGGGCACGGGCAAGACGCGCGCGATCACGCATCGCATCGCGTACGGCGTCCGGGTGTCCGCGTACAACCCTCAGTCGGTCCTGGCGGTGACGTTCACCGCGCGTGCGGCAGGGGAGATGAGGCAGCGGCTGCGGGCCCTCGGCGCGACCGGTGTGCAGGCGCGCACCTTCCACGCCGCGGCGCTGCGGCAGCTCAGCTATTTCTGGCCGCAGGTGGTCGGTGGGCAGATCCCGCAGATCGTGGAGCACAAGGCGCCGTTGATCGGTCGCGCGGCACGCCAGGTGGGCCTCAGCCTCGACCGCCTCGCCGTCCGCGATCTTGCGAGCGAGATCGAGTGGGCCAAGGTGTCGCTCGTCGCCGCAGAGGACTACGTGCGGGTCACCGCCGACTCGTCGCGCCCCGAGCCCGCCGGCCTCAACCGCACGCAGGTGGCGGACGCGATGCGGGCCTACGAGGAGGTGAAGACGGACGCGGTGGTCCTCGACTTCGAGGACATCCTGCTGCTGCTGGCCGACATCATCGGCAGGCACGCGGAGGTGGGGGACCAGATCCGGCGTCAGTACAGGCACTTCGTGGTCGACGAGTACCAGGACGTGTCGGCGCTGCAGCAGTTCCTGCTGGACCAGTGGCTGGGCGGGCGCGAGGACCTGTGCGTCGTGGGAGATCCCGCGCAGACGATCTACTCCTTCGCGGGTGCCAGCCCTCGTCACCTGCTCGGCTTCTCACGCAGGTATCCCGCGGCGCAGACGGTCCGACTGGTGCGCGACTACCGGTCCACCCCGCAGGTGGTGAACCTTGCGAACGGGCTCATGGCCCGGCGGGGCGTGGCGGACGCAGGCGTCGAGCTTGTCGCGCAGCGGCCCTCTGGTCCGGCGGTCGGATTCAAGGCCTATCCGGACGACGCCGCGGAGGCTGCGGGCGTCGCGGACGCTGCGCAGGCGCTCATCGCCTCAGGCGTGTCAGCGAGCGAGATCGCGGTGCTCTACCGCACGAACAGCCAGTCCGAGCTGTTCGAGGAGGCGTTCGCGGAGCGCGGCGTCGGCTACCTCGTGCGTGGTGGCCAACGGTTCTTCGACCGTGACGAGGTCAAGCGAGCGATGGTGCTGCTGCGCGCGGCTGCTGTCGCGCCCGACGAGGCCTCGTTGGGAGAGCGGGTCCGTTCCGCGTTGAGCGACATCGGATGGGCAGAGTCGCCCCCCGCGGAGCGGGGCGCGGTGCGGGAGCGGTGGGACAACCTGCAGGCGCTCGTCCAGCTGGCCGACGATCTGGACGCGGATGCAGGCGGCGAGATGACCATGCGGGACCTGGTCGACCACCTGGTGGAACGCGCCCAGGCGCAGCATGCGCCAGCCGTCGAAGGCGTCACCCTCAGCTCGATCCACGCGGCCAAGGGTCTCGAGTGGGACGCCGTCTTCGTGGTCGGCTGCTCGGAAGGGCTGATGCCCATCTCGATGGCGGAGACCGACGAGGCGGTGGAGGAGGAGCGACGCCTGCTCTATGTCGCCATCACCCGGGCTCGTGAGCATCTGGCGCTGTCGTTCGCCCGTGCGCGACGCGAAGGCGGGAAGGCCACAAGGAAGCGGACACGATTCCTCGAGCGGTGGTGGCCGGACGCCGCTCCTGCACGCGCACCCCGGCGATCCACCAAGGCGGAGCTTCAGGAGCTCGACGCCGAGCAGCTGCGACTGTTCGAGTCGCTGAAGAGGTGGCGGTTGGAGACCGCGCAGGCCGCAGGCAAGCCTGCGTTCACCGTGCTGGTGGACACGTCGCTGGTGCAGATCGCGCGCGACAGGCCCGGCACTCGTGGCGACCTGGCGAAGATCGGCGGGATCGGCCAGTCGAAGCTTGAGCAGTACGGCCTCGACATCCTGGAGATCGTGGCCCAGCACTGA
- the nudC gene encoding NAD(+) diphosphatase: MSDPWSRPDPLIVDRATELRDSADLDAATAIVVTEGRLLASAGRLVELPPAEHPEARLRVYLGRENGRDLIAIVPADPSFADGYDGIGGERLVGLRDLLQPFAAHGAEGLRDRELGSTAVALEAWHASHGHCARCGAATEPVKAGWVRRCPADGREHYPRVDPAVIVAIVDEADRLLLAHAAHWSPKRFSILAGYVEPGETFEQAVHREVWEESGIELTHVAYAGSQPWPFPASVMVGFTARTDATEPSVDGEEITEARFVSREEIVALVADGEVVLAPHGSIARRLIESWFGGPITDPAPDERIDV; encoded by the coding sequence GTGAGCGACCCTTGGAGCAGGCCGGACCCGCTGATCGTCGACCGTGCGACCGAGCTGCGGGACTCCGCAGATCTGGACGCGGCCACCGCCATCGTCGTCACCGAGGGAAGACTGCTCGCGTCCGCGGGACGGCTCGTGGAGCTGCCGCCGGCGGAGCATCCTGAGGCGAGACTGCGCGTCTACCTGGGCCGCGAGAACGGCAGGGACCTGATCGCGATCGTCCCCGCCGACCCGTCGTTCGCGGACGGATACGACGGCATCGGAGGAGAGCGGCTCGTCGGCCTGCGCGACCTCCTCCAGCCGTTCGCGGCGCATGGCGCCGAGGGCCTGAGGGATCGAGAGCTGGGGTCCACCGCGGTGGCGCTCGAGGCATGGCACGCGTCGCACGGCCACTGCGCACGCTGCGGCGCCGCCACGGAGCCGGTGAAGGCAGGATGGGTGAGGCGCTGCCCGGCCGACGGGCGTGAGCACTACCCGCGCGTCGACCCGGCCGTCATCGTGGCGATCGTGGACGAGGCCGATCGGCTGCTGCTCGCGCATGCGGCGCACTGGTCGCCCAAGCGGTTCTCGATCCTCGCGGGCTACGTCGAGCCCGGTGAGACGTTCGAGCAGGCGGTGCACCGCGAGGTGTGGGAGGAGTCAGGGATCGAGCTGACCCACGTCGCGTATGCCGGTTCGCAGCCGTGGCCGTTCCCCGCGTCCGTGATGGTCGGGTTCACGGCCAGGACGGACGCGACGGAGCCGAGCGTCGACGGCGAGGAGATCACCGAGGCGCGGTTCGTGTCCCGAGAGGAGATCGTCGCGCTCGTGGCGGATGGCGAGGTGGTGCTCGCACCGCACGGATCTATCGCGCGTCGACTCATCGAGTCCTGGTTCGGCGGCCCGATCACCGACCCGGCGCCTGACGAGCGCATCGACGTCTGA
- a CDS encoding phosphotransferase produces the protein MPRSPLALAALASVAVPGLDVYDVLRSPHSDSDFDVVVVKDATGRRWLVRAPRRPAAGAALEAERGLLQALTRAKEAELVDFAVPSPAGAATLADGEGRALVYKEAPGAPLVLAEVVGGPGLAASIGRALASVHELPVQLVEDLGLPSYSAEEHRERRLAELDAGVQTGLIPPRLADRWEQQLENVSWWRFEPTVVHGDMGEHQLLVREGRISGIVDWMDARVADPADDLAWLVAAAPEDVLDSVVEAYGMARRETRDPHLLDRARLASEMALLRWLMYGVRTEDQAIIEDGQGMLMDLEALLFDDVDDDADL, from the coding sequence GTGCCTCGTTCACCGCTCGCCCTCGCGGCGCTGGCGTCGGTCGCGGTGCCGGGACTGGACGTGTACGACGTCCTGCGCTCCCCGCACTCGGATTCCGACTTCGACGTGGTCGTCGTCAAGGACGCCACGGGCCGGCGTTGGCTTGTGCGCGCCCCCAGGCGGCCCGCCGCCGGCGCGGCGTTGGAGGCGGAGCGCGGACTGCTTCAGGCGCTCACCCGCGCCAAGGAAGCCGAGCTGGTCGACTTCGCGGTGCCGTCTCCAGCCGGCGCGGCCACACTGGCCGATGGCGAGGGTCGCGCGCTCGTGTACAAGGAGGCGCCCGGCGCCCCGCTCGTGCTCGCGGAGGTGGTCGGGGGGCCTGGGCTCGCCGCGTCGATCGGACGCGCGCTCGCCTCCGTGCATGAGCTGCCGGTGCAGCTCGTCGAGGATCTGGGCCTGCCGTCGTACTCCGCAGAGGAGCACCGCGAGCGTCGCCTGGCCGAGCTCGACGCCGGGGTGCAGACGGGCCTCATCCCGCCTCGCCTCGCGGATCGGTGGGAGCAGCAGCTGGAGAACGTGTCGTGGTGGCGGTTCGAGCCGACGGTGGTCCACGGCGACATGGGCGAGCATCAGCTGCTGGTGCGCGAGGGCCGCATCTCGGGGATCGTCGACTGGATGGACGCCCGCGTGGCGGACCCGGCGGACGATCTGGCCTGGTTGGTGGCGGCGGCCCCCGAGGACGTGCTCGACTCCGTGGTCGAGGCCTACGGCATGGCGAGGCGTGAGACGCGCGACCCGCATCTGTTGGACCGCGCACGGCTCGCCTCGGAGATGGCGCTGCTGCGGTGGCTCATGTACGGCGTGCGCACCGAGGATCAGGCGATCATCGAGGACGGCCAGGGCATGCTCATGGACCTTGAGGCGCTGCTCTTCGACGACGTGGACGACGACGCAGACCTCTGA
- a CDS encoding ATP-dependent DNA helicase: MTDQASRIPGVVTPQHRGARELAHLIDPGRTPTDEQLAIIGAGPEPTLVVAGAGSGKTETLSMRIVYLLDHADELFGRPISPDEILCLTFTRKAAAEIATRADERISLVFDRDPETGEPRPRDPERPAPTVATYNAYAAALAAEQGLRVGVDPDSTVLTDAALWQLAARTLEEWTSHVDTDTAVSTVRSALPRLSAQLREHGVTTDRLRSYLDQMTAAFDALPKKQGDPAPTAMTKTLADRIKAVRTLRSMTDLVDDFRARKHAGALLDFSDQVAIAVELAALPAVKESERARYRAVLLDEFQDTSPAQLQLFVELFGTEHPMMAVGDPNQAIYGFRGASAAALEDFKHLLDARDASLSVSWRNEASVLHAANASVDPLREATSVEVKPLMSRGEHLGIPEPVRAAAGVTAHMAETLEDEAEHVVDFIVARRHELGHQPDRPVEAAVLCRRRATIPMIVDALAARGIDFEVVGLGGLLDTPDVADLVALLEVAHDPSRGDSLMRLLTSERVNLGPRDLIALQDWAEQLAGPRASRESGASIVDALAQEPPAAFGSQGRALTDEARSRLRSLQRAIDQIRQHTYLPLTELIAFTERVWGLDIEADVASPDGRIRRNVDAFLDAARSFAQGAEHATLSAFLHWLEAARSEERGLDAPVKDPEPGAVQILTVHAAKGLEWDVVAVPGAVQDSFPSISRSKGAWLSGDPEVPWELRMDARSLPVWNWRAATDHKALADSIDELREAAGDHAVDEERRLFYVALTRARSHVLVSGSWYTDGKKPRSPSQFIEELRHAGIVTDEGWAPAPQDDQEPPAPRVQEGVWPRPETLPQRRRRDLARRVIAREPGTVPDGVALPLANEIAAMLAEGQARHGGASEVAMPSHLSTSALVSMRRSRDEFARTLRRPVPQEPTFAAQRGSALHAWIESRYGQIALFDDDDLGPDEDLSVDLEALKASFESSEWARRVPTDVEVDVELPLGGVSVRSRIDAVFPAGGGLDRVTVVDWKSGRPPKDDHERAAREVQLAMYRLAWSEHTGLPLDQIDAAFYYVAADRTVRPERLLDRAEIEALIAGP, from the coding sequence ATGACGGACCAGGCCTCCCGCATCCCCGGGGTCGTCACCCCGCAGCATCGCGGTGCGCGCGAGCTCGCCCACCTCATCGACCCTGGCAGGACGCCCACCGACGAGCAGCTTGCGATCATCGGCGCAGGACCCGAACCGACGCTCGTCGTCGCCGGAGCCGGCTCGGGGAAGACAGAGACGCTGTCGATGCGCATCGTCTACCTGCTCGACCACGCCGATGAGCTGTTCGGACGTCCGATCAGCCCTGACGAGATCCTCTGCCTCACGTTCACCCGCAAGGCGGCAGCAGAGATCGCCACGCGCGCCGATGAGCGGATCTCCCTGGTGTTCGACCGGGATCCGGAGACAGGGGAACCGCGGCCCCGGGATCCGGAGCGGCCCGCCCCGACGGTCGCCACCTACAACGCGTACGCCGCGGCGCTCGCCGCCGAGCAGGGTCTGCGTGTGGGAGTGGACCCCGACTCGACGGTCCTCACCGACGCGGCACTGTGGCAGCTCGCCGCGAGGACGCTCGAGGAATGGACCTCCCACGTCGACACCGACACCGCGGTGAGCACCGTGCGCTCAGCCCTCCCGCGGCTCTCGGCACAGCTGCGGGAGCATGGCGTCACGACGGACAGGTTGCGCTCCTACCTCGACCAGATGACGGCCGCATTCGACGCCCTGCCCAAGAAGCAAGGCGATCCGGCCCCCACCGCGATGACGAAGACCCTCGCCGACAGGATCAAGGCGGTGCGGACCCTGAGGTCGATGACCGACCTGGTCGACGACTTCCGGGCACGCAAGCACGCAGGGGCGCTGCTCGACTTCTCCGACCAGGTCGCGATCGCCGTGGAGCTCGCCGCCCTGCCGGCCGTCAAGGAGTCCGAGCGGGCCCGCTACCGCGCCGTGCTGCTCGACGAGTTCCAGGACACCTCCCCCGCACAGCTGCAGCTGTTCGTCGAGCTGTTCGGCACCGAGCACCCGATGATGGCTGTCGGCGATCCGAACCAGGCGATCTACGGGTTCCGTGGCGCCTCGGCGGCGGCGCTCGAGGACTTCAAGCACCTGCTCGACGCGCGCGACGCCTCGCTGTCCGTGTCGTGGCGCAACGAGGCGAGCGTGCTGCACGCGGCCAACGCCAGCGTCGACCCCCTGCGCGAGGCGACCTCGGTGGAGGTCAAGCCGCTCATGTCGCGCGGAGAGCACCTCGGCATCCCGGAGCCGGTGCGCGCCGCAGCCGGGGTGACCGCGCACATGGCAGAGACGCTCGAGGATGAGGCCGAGCACGTCGTCGACTTCATCGTCGCCCGCAGGCATGAGCTCGGCCATCAGCCCGACCGGCCCGTCGAGGCGGCCGTGCTGTGCCGCCGTCGTGCGACCATCCCCATGATCGTCGACGCGCTCGCCGCCCGAGGCATCGACTTCGAGGTGGTGGGGCTCGGCGGCCTGCTCGACACCCCGGACGTCGCAGACCTCGTCGCACTGCTCGAGGTGGCGCACGACCCGTCTCGCGGAGACTCGCTGATGCGCCTGCTCACCTCGGAGCGTGTGAACCTCGGTCCTCGCGACCTGATCGCGCTCCAGGACTGGGCAGAGCAGCTCGCGGGGCCCAGGGCGTCGCGCGAGTCAGGCGCGAGCATCGTGGATGCGCTCGCGCAGGAGCCCCCAGCCGCCTTCGGCTCGCAAGGCAGAGCCCTCACCGATGAGGCGCGGTCCCGCCTGCGATCCCTGCAGAGGGCGATCGATCAGATCCGGCAGCACACCTACCTGCCCCTCACCGAGCTGATCGCGTTCACCGAACGGGTCTGGGGGCTCGACATCGAAGCGGACGTCGCGAGCCCCGACGGGCGCATCAGGCGCAACGTCGACGCCTTCCTCGACGCCGCCCGCAGCTTCGCGCAAGGTGCGGAGCACGCGACGCTCAGCGCCTTCCTGCACTGGCTCGAGGCAGCGCGGAGCGAGGAAAGGGGGCTCGATGCGCCGGTGAAAGACCCCGAGCCCGGCGCGGTGCAGATCCTCACGGTGCACGCCGCCAAGGGACTCGAGTGGGACGTCGTCGCCGTGCCGGGCGCAGTCCAGGACTCGTTCCCCTCGATCAGCCGGTCGAAGGGCGCCTGGCTCTCAGGGGACCCCGAGGTGCCGTGGGAGCTCAGGATGGATGCGCGCTCGCTGCCGGTGTGGAACTGGCGAGCCGCCACCGACCACAAGGCGCTCGCGGACTCGATCGACGAGCTGCGTGAAGCTGCCGGAGATCACGCAGTCGACGAGGAACGACGCCTGTTCTACGTGGCGCTCACCCGTGCGCGGAGCCACGTGCTCGTCTCAGGGTCCTGGTACACGGACGGGAAGAAGCCGCGCAGCCCCTCGCAGTTCATCGAGGAGCTGCGTCACGCCGGGATCGTCACCGACGAGGGTTGGGCGCCGGCGCCGCAGGACGACCAGGAGCCGCCTGCGCCCCGGGTGCAGGAAGGCGTCTGGCCTCGACCTGAGACGCTTCCTCAGCGACGCAGGCGCGACCTCGCACGTCGCGTCATCGCGCGCGAGCCCGGCACGGTGCCCGACGGGGTCGCCCTGCCGCTGGCGAACGAGATCGCCGCGATGCTCGCCGAGGGTCAGGCACGCCACGGCGGCGCATCGGAGGTGGCGATGCCGTCGCACCTGTCGACCTCGGCGCTCGTCTCGATGCGCAGGAGCCGTGACGAGTTCGCCCGGACTCTTCGCCGGCCCGTCCCGCAGGAGCCGACGTTCGCCGCCCAACGAGGCTCGGCGTTGCACGCGTGGATCGAGTCCCGCTACGGACAGATCGCGCTGTTCGACGACGACGATCTCGGGCCCGATGAGGACCTATCGGTCGACCTCGAGGCGCTCAAGGCGAGCTTCGAGTCGTCGGAGTGGGCCCGGCGGGTCCCGACGGACGTCGAGGTCGATGTCGAGCTGCCCCTCGGAGGGGTCTCGGTGAGGTCGCGCATCGACGCCGTGTTTCCCGCAGGCGGGGGGCTCGACCGTGTCACCGTCGTCGACTGGAAGTCCGGTCGGCCCCCGAAGGACGACCACGAGCGGGCCGCACGAGAGGTCCAGCTCGCGATGTACCGGCTCGCATGGTCGGAGCACACGGGGCTGCCCCTGGACCAGATCGATGCCGCCTTCTACTACGTGGCAGCCGATCGGACGGTGCGGCCGGAGCGGCTGCTCGACAGGGCTGAGATCGAAGCGCTCATCGCCGGGCCGTGA